The Nicotiana tabacum cultivar K326 chromosome 1, ASM71507v2, whole genome shotgun sequence genome segment AATGATGCTTCTTTCGAAATATACTTCCTTCGCTTCATTTGCCATTTTCGAAGATGTGATAGTTTCGGAAACAAGGTTGAACTCATTAATATCATGGCCCATAGAATATAGTATATCATTAATGTGATTTAGGACAACAAGGTGGATATCTTTTGCCGTTACATTGGCTAGGTTCTTAAAGTCTTCGGACATTGAAGCTTCAAATTGTTCCCACAGTTCCCTTAGATTGTCGGGGCTGCAATGTACTAATATTGTAGTAAATAAACATCTTAAACTATAAGGCATTTGATAACATACAGCCTCTGACATACATTCAACCAAGCTGTTGTCGCAGTGCAACTATCCTCTTTTTTCCGCAGATTCTCTAAATGTGTCGCAGCATATCTCTTTTACTCTCAGAAGATCTTCAAATGATTTTGGAGCTCTCACATTCATTAGTAATAATCTAAGGTAATATCTTTCTCCTTCTGTTGGATGACATGTTACAACACGGCCGATAATATGACCTCGTTGTCGTCGAGTCCACATTTTATAGGTAGATGACCATAAGAAGTATTGCGGAAAATCTTTATACAACAACTTAAGTTCTTTAGCATCTTTGTTTGTTTCATTCATCAAAAAAAATTCTGACAGCATTGTTTTCTTAATCATAGGGTTTTTCAGGATATTGTCTATTGtgtcaatttttttaaaagagacaAACTGTAGTCCATCAAGATGTAGCTGGAGGTGATAAACACTTGGAGTCATTTCATTGATAGCAAATGCAAATAAACGCCACATAGCTTCCGGAGGTGACACCCATCTAGCAGATTGATACTCTTTTATCTCATCTATTTGTATATTTGTGTTATCTTCGTGTAAGCCAAATGAAATCATATCATGCCCTTTAcaaatatattttgtatatatatttcaaCACTTTAATATCAGAGCAAACCTCTACATTTATATGACAATTATACTTGCACAACAGATAAAGATTATAAGGAACAACTCATGAGTTATCAAGAaattattttctaacttttacaGATTTACCAGTGTTTCATCTTCTATAAATCGGATATGAGTTCTTTCCTTTTGTTGTCTCACCAACGAAGCTCTTGGGGTACTTAAATTTACACTCATTTCTTTTCGTACATGAATTAGTAGGATTTAAATGGCCACAAGGCCCATGCATCATGTGTTTAATAACAAGCTTATGTAAGTAAGAGTTTGTATCAGGATCGGGCAGCTCAGCACAGACAAATTTGTCATAAGCCTCAGGCGTTAATAACTTGTAGTCATCAGTAAGTATAATAAGAAAATGAGCATGTGGAAGACCGCGTTTTTGAAATTCTATAGTGTACATATAAGCTGCAACTTTTCCAAATATGTTTCTTTTTAATATCTCTGTCTTGATCTCTTCTACCTTTGCTTTGAACACTCGGCTAATTAAATCAGGCCTATTTTGAGTTTCATTTGTTGGGAGCAAATGTTGCTTAATTTCGGGCCAAGAGGGATTACATGTCATGGTCAGAAATATATCAGGTTTTCCAAAATGTTGCACTAACGCAATAGCATCCATGTAACGCTGGCGCATATCTCTCGGACCACCCGTAAAACTTGTCGGAAGAAAGTTTTGTTTTACTGTCTTAGAAGCTTCTCTTTCGCCAAGTCTTAGGATATCCAAAAGTCCTTGTAGTACATCAATCCGAAATAAATCTTGGTTAAATGAGGCAAAATCTAACCTCTGAGTTTCTATTTTTATGAATTCATCAACTGAGTATTGTTGAAATAATCTGCCAAAATGTAAAACGTCATTTTCTTCATTGTCTCTCATTTGGAGTTTGTAACAGTAGTATTCACGACAAGAAATATTATTCCTTTTCCGTTTCCCCTTTTCCAAAACATCAGCTTCCATATCAAGTAGTCCATCAATTGAAGACATGTTAGAAACGCTCGGAAGCTGCTCAGTCTCATAGTAAGCTCGCTTTCTCAATTTATTGTTAGGTTACACGATTTTTGGAATACCGCAATGCCATCCGTTTTGACCATAAGGAATAAAAGCGGATATTGCAAAGGATCATAGCAGCCATAGTAGTAATTTACTAACTGGCTTTTGTTACTGTGAGTATAAATGCGGATATGGGGTGCGGAGCTATTATTGTTTGTTTCTTGTTCTAACCATAATGCTGCTACCTCTGACACAGCTGGCAAGTTATATATTCGTTGATCTAAGCCAAAGCCGCATCTCAATGCAATATAAAAATTTGATAATTCTGGGATATGTATCAGATATTTCAAGAAGATACAATAAGGATTTATCTTCAGTATATCCATTAGCTTCTCAACAACCGACTATCGAAGTATATCAGAGGAAGCCATTCGATTAAATATTTCTGTGTTCTCATCATAAAAATACAACTGTAAATTTCTTGGTTGACGATTTGTTGGAATCAAATCATTTATGAAGTGATACATTTGACCTTGTACTTTAAATGTATAAATTCCTTGGTTTCTTTTTGCTAGTGCTTTGTCGTAGTTCACTCCAAGTGAAGTAAATGCAAACATATTGTTGTATAGTCTAAGGTAGGTACGGAAGTGTTCCGATTCTTCGGTATTGCCTAAATATAGATTCAAGAGTTCATTAGGCATTTCATGTGACATCAATTTAACTGAACCATTGCTACAACAAAATAAATATATCCTATTAGTGTTGAGAAGAGAGCAGTAATAAATGTTGTGATAAGATTAAAGCGAGACAAACCTTTATTTGTGACGACAGATGTCTCAGTATGGTGTTGGTCATAGGATGCACCAGAGGTCGAGCCTAATATACAAACAATTCTTATTAATATACTAAAAGAGAGTACAATCAAACTGAAACAACATATTTTCATTCACTTACCATGTTCAAAAACGGAGAAGTGATCGGTAATATTTTTTCCTATGTCACAACCAGCTACTGGGCCGGCAATGGAAGATATACCGGCTAACATCCGAATCCAAATATGTTTAGCAAgagaaaattgtatttaagtatAATCACGAAACATAAcacatatatacatgcatatatttATGTCTACAAAGAGTGTGTAAATGGGTCTTTTTCTGGATTAAATCATTTTTTGCTTTTAATCTGTCGGGATAAGACATAGTGGCTCAACAATTGTTAGAGTTTTGGTGTCGATAATTCAAACCCAGCAGCTTGTTTGGCATATTTAAGTAGCACGCTTTGACCCTTTTTTAGTTCAAGCTTTTTTGATCGTCATTGCGCTAAAAGCAACTCTCTTTTATCACCTGGCAACTGTTTGTACAGATCACGTCTCCTATCGTTAATTTTAGAAACTGTTTCTACCGAGTATTGCTTCCTTTTCTACGGGCAGCAAGATGATGCCAAAGGTTTTTTATCGGTCGACATCTGCAGTTCGAGCAATCTATAAAAGTTTAACAGAGATTTATAGTTCAATTGGAAGTATAGACACACTATAAATGTCCAAATAGTTCTATCACTACAATATTTATACATCACTAAAAATATGACAGTTTACACCACAAATGAATCGAGAAAAAAGATAACAGATAGATGGAACAAACCACAAAATCCTTGACCTATTAACAATTATGTCAACGCTTTATGTTCATAAAGTTCCATAATTCACAGAATGTGACATATAAGAAATGAAGTAGCAAAAGTAATAGCTTTAACTTATTCTAGGCAGAACTTTTACTGTAATTGAAGCCTGGAAACTTGAGTTTTCCTTGTACGCATTCAAAAGTCAGGAGATGAAAAATATtggaacaaaaaggaaagaaaactcTTTGAAATAGTGAAAAAATGGTGAACGTAATCAATTTTTAACAGAAACTCATTGATCTATTCATGGCTTGGCTAAAGCTTTACTTTAACGAAGCTgcataattcaaaaataaagtgaCATACAACAAACAAGGTACAAAGTCAATATATAAATTACAACAACATGAAGAAAGCGCAAAAGGAAGTCAACGTAGAGCCCAGTAAATTTATTATACtccatttttattaatttaataacaAAATGGATAATCGAGACCTACAAGTAGATACAAAGTTAGACAGTATATTTAGATACTAAGACCACGTATCAGCGGGTACAATTAGCAAAACAAAACGTTCCAAATTGCTAGAAGGCAAATTAGAGTACAAAGTAAGACCCTTATTTAGAATTAGTAACgacaaattttaaataaaaggaaaaataaaacctGTCGACCATACATGGAGCTTCATGTGCAAGAAATCAGGAGAAGATGGGATCCACTTGATAATTTATATGTCGTGCGGAACACTCATGCACCCACTGATTGTGGAGTAGAATATGGGGTAAATAAAGAACAAGAATGGACCAGGAGGATCCTTTTGCAACGCATCACGAAGAGTTACTTAAACCTATGATTTAAGGATCTTTGTAGCAACTCACCTTAGATAAATCTCTCGGCACCTTATGAAAAGTTAGTTAATATATGAAGTGTCACTCTATCACGATTTCATGTAATCCTACCAGTTTACATTGAGCATGTTCTTTTATCTGAGATATTTCTTTAGGCTTTAACAAAAGAACTCTATTCAAGCATTACTTCACCAGAGGAGAAACTAAGAAGAAAATATTGTGAAATTGTGTTGTTTAccctaataataattaaaataatatagtAACAACATAAACAGAATACCTAGAGGGAATCGTATGTCCTAAGCACAGAAGAATAGAGTGTCGCAAATCCTTGAATTTCGGCTCTTAAAAATGCCAATGAAGGTGTGATTTTCCTTCCGAACGACATTGACCTATTCTTAAATACGTAATAGATGTAGAGAAAAGAACTTCAAGAGCAGATAAGGGGTTTTTTCCCCAAAGTGGTCACCTTAACTTCTGCACATGCAAAATGTTTCCCAATGAAATAAGTAATTTAACAAATGTATAACCATGAAAAGTAGTAACTATTAATAGTCAAGGATGAATAGTATGAAAAATACCTAATATAAGAGTTAGCTTAAGAATTTTATATCCTGAAGCTAGAAGAATCCTCCATGAGTAATTATTATGGAACCACAAAGAGCTGTTTAAGTAtcgttttaaacatttaaacctTAAGATGAACAGAAGATGATCTAAAGTAAAATATAGAAATGTGTGCTATACTGATTTAATAGCAAGGCTACCCTAAACACATGGAGTCCTAACTGGCAGTGACAATGGGCTAGTTTAACTAAGAGGACGAAAATAGAGATATATAAGAAAATCAGAGGAAGACCAATGGATAATCTGAGAAACTTGAAACAAGACTGAATGCAACAGAAACAACAGTAGAAAGAACTCACAATGTAACCTGACATGAAAGAGAACCTATCTAACTAAAACAACTCTCTAGCAAGTGAGTTAACAAAATGATACAGTATACATGAATAAACGATAAACCAGATTAAATGCAACacctaaataaagaaaaatcatttaGTACCTTAAAACAGCCAAAACGAACTAAATGCAGAATCTAGAAGAGCATAAAAGCAATTGCAAATTGGGGAAAGATGAAATAACAATTTGTTTGTCAAGTATTGAATGTATTGGCCTTCATTTTTTATGACTCGAAACTAATATTTAAAACCTTCACATAACCTTAACCTGCAAGGCTGCAACTATAAGTACCGAACATTAAACTGATAACATCAATCTCGGAACAGCTAAAATCAACCAATCTATTATCAAAGAATGCGAGTGGGAATGAGAAAAACAAATTTAGGGCTTTTTCAATTGGAATTACCACTCTTAACCACAGAACTGAAGAGGCTCACTCCAATGTTATGAAGTCTACTCTGTCATGCTCCCATCACGTGTATACGCATCTCAAATTAGAAATAAGCTCTGGGTGAGTACGTTCTCTAAGTAGAAGATTAGTTGAATTTCAAGCTTAGCAATGGGAACAAGCCAAAGAAATTaggtttaagctccaattttaCAGCTCAAAATTAGGTTAAGCATATAGATTTGCCAAGTAAAAAATTAGGTAAAGCATAAAAAAACAAGAATACACAGCAACACCCATAAATTGCAGCAATTTTAAACCTTTTTCCGAATAAATAACTGGTAcaataaaatataaaacaaagACAAAGAACAATAGGAAGTGCAAACTAACCAGTTCAGCTGTAGAAACCAAGCCAGTCACAGAATTTGTTAATCTACCAATTTTCTTATTTGAACCACGTTTTTAATCACTATAACATAGAAAGAAATCGATCATTGAAGCAGAGAAAAAAAGAGGATGAACAGAAGGAGGGATTAAGCGCTGGCAGAGGGAGGTCTTATATCGCACCACCCGTCAAAGTTACCCTACACGTGTTAACTGTTAGCAAAATTAACGAAAAGACTAAAATAGCCCTTTGGAAGCAGGCATGACGACCCTGACCTGCTTCCAAGCGGCTTCTATATATGAAGAATAATTTTGGAGGAATAAAGGCCACTGGGGCCAACATGAATGTTTTTAAGCAGTGGAGAATGTAATGCCCCATAACTCTTTCAATACTTTGCTAAGTATTTTAATGCTTACAAAGCTAACATGTTGTTTAAAGTTGTTGGGGATTGGTAAATACATCTGTTGGAGGAGTTAGAATGATACACTAGTATTGTAATATCGAGCTATACTTTCAGAGCGTCTAATAGAAAATGAACTAGTACAATATTTAAGTCAAAACGGAGGAGAAAGACAGTAGGTAATTGTTGTTTAGCTTAGTTTATTTGCATCAAATCTAGCTCTCAAACTTCAAAAGAAAGCAAGAACAGAACTGTTGATAAGAGAACCTTACAAGATGAGAATTAAAACAGTATTAACTCTTTACTGATTGCATAGCAGATGCTAATTAGAGATGAcaagtcctttttttttttggaaatggtGCCGATGACAAGTCCATTGCCGGGTGCTTTTAGCGCCCGTATATAGTTGTAGGTGAAAAGGCAGAAAGATGACTTCTTCCATACGATAAATACTGGTACACAGCAATGCCAGTTGAGTTCTATTTGTTCTTGCTAATAAGATGGAAATGTACAAATATATTCTTTCACAGTAATGGATCACATAACAGTAATGGAGCAAAATGTGCTGCTCCACCTGATAAATTCTTAAAAGCTTCCCTTCTCTTTCGAACCATAAAATCCCAACACCACCATTTCCCTACAACTAAGCTATATGTTTTTCATCTTCAGTATTTAAGTCATGGTAATGCACAATCCCAAGGATCCAAAGAAGCACCAGACTCCAGTCCCAAAAGTTGCGATACAATTGGCAatctttgtttcttctttgttttaaTTTCTTTAAATAACAGCATAGTATTTCATACTCAGTCGAGTCTACTGAACCCAGTGTCTTATGCCAAGTTGCTATTTGAATAAAAGGCATGATATGAAAATATGCTCCATTCAAGGTAACTAACACATAATATATGCATAAATTTCTCTCCCAACTGGGAAAGCTCAGGCAAAAAATCTGCATATAAAGTGGTTTGATCAGC includes the following:
- the LOC142161914 gene encoding uncharacterized protein LOC142161914, which produces MISFGLHEDNTNIQIDEIKEYQSARWVSPPEAMWRLFAFAINEMTPSVYHLQLHLDGLQFVSFKKIDTIDNILKNPMIKKTMLSEFFLMNETNKDAKELKLLYKDFPQYFLWSSTYKMWTRRQRGHIIGRVVTCHPTEGERYYLRLLLMNVRAPKSFEDLLRVKEICCDTFRESAEKRG
- the LOC107824026 gene encoding uncharacterized protein LOC107824026; translated protein: MSSIDGLLDMEADVLEKGKRKRNNISCREYYCYKLQMRDNEENDVLHFGRLFQQYSVDEFIKIETQRLDFASFNQDLFRIDVLQGLLDILRLGEREASKTVKQNFLPTSFTGGPRDMRQRYMDAIALVQHFGKPDIFLTMTCNPSWPEIKQHLLPTNETQNRPDLISRVFKAKVEEIKTEILKRNIFGKVAAYMYTIEFQKRGLPHAHFLIILTDDYKLLTPEAYDKFVCAELPDPDTNSYLHKLVIKHMMHGPCGHLNPTNSCTKRNECKFKYPKSFVGETTKGKNSYPIYRR